A stretch of Kyrpidia spormannii DNA encodes these proteins:
- a CDS encoding LCP family protein — MGKGRRMLFVFFGVLIGVVLLPAGLRSGLINHPGRLLDVPGHTGVHPWALPWIGRVGSGDGAGGNGIASGSQPPMSEQTPSSSGNPDPLAPDPRTSPPGTGPFSTGPSPGAVLPNMNVLLVGVDRRGKEIGRSDTIILAGVRPARREVLLYSIPRDARVAIPGVGFTKINHAAAYGGIPLLKSSLETWLGVPIDHWVTVDFEGFRRLVNRIGGVPVDIEKAMDYDDPEDGTHIHLVPGRQWLDGQGALDYARFRGDPEADSARVRRQLQLVHALFLRSSNPGLWPALAAEAMTWRDHIKTDLGIRALVNLAVALYPFDQVTVRTRALTGVSYVDNRDGVWYLTPDRREVDLLRQSLARSEAREAGS, encoded by the coding sequence ATGGGAAAAGGAAGACGCATGCTTTTTGTCTTTTTTGGGGTGTTGATCGGCGTCGTCCTGCTTCCGGCAGGACTTCGGTCAGGTCTCATCAACCACCCGGGTCGTCTCCTCGATGTCCCGGGACATACAGGGGTACACCCCTGGGCCCTTCCGTGGATTGGGCGGGTGGGGTCCGGGGACGGCGCCGGGGGGAACGGGATCGCCTCCGGGTCCCAGCCCCCGATGTCGGAGCAAACCCCAAGCTCTTCCGGGAACCCGGATCCCCTCGCTCCCGACCCCCGGACCTCTCCCCCCGGGACTGGGCCGTTTTCGACTGGGCCAAGCCCCGGAGCCGTCCTGCCAAACATGAACGTGCTTCTCGTTGGCGTCGATCGGCGGGGGAAAGAGATCGGCCGGTCGGACACCATCATCCTCGCGGGAGTTCGGCCTGCCCGGCGGGAAGTTCTTTTGTATTCGATTCCCCGGGACGCCCGGGTGGCGATTCCCGGGGTGGGCTTTACGAAGATTAACCACGCCGCCGCTTATGGCGGGATTCCTCTTCTAAAATCCTCTCTGGAAACCTGGTTGGGCGTTCCCATCGACCACTGGGTGACGGTGGATTTTGAAGGGTTCCGGCGGCTTGTAAACCGCATTGGCGGGGTGCCGGTGGATATCGAAAAAGCGATGGATTACGATGACCCCGAAGACGGAACCCACATCCATCTCGTCCCCGGCCGGCAGTGGCTGGACGGCCAAGGGGCTCTGGATTACGCGAGGTTTCGTGGAGATCCCGAGGCGGACTCGGCCCGGGTCCGGCGGCAGTTGCAGTTGGTGCACGCCCTTTTCCTTCGCAGTTCAAACCCTGGACTGTGGCCCGCCCTGGCGGCGGAGGCCATGACCTGGAGGGACCACATCAAAACGGATCTTGGCATCAGGGCCCTTGTCAATCTGGCCGTTGCCCTGTACCCTTTTGACCAGGTGACAGTTCGCACCCGGGCGCTGACCGGCGTCTCCTATGTGGATAATCGGGATGGGGTGTGGTATCTCACCCCGGATCGCCGGGAAGTCGATCTTTTGCGCCAGTCCCTGGCCCGGTCCGAGGCCCGGGAGGCGGGAAGTTGA
- a CDS encoding helix-turn-helix domain-containing protein → MKVLQAYRFALDPSPHQERMLASHTGARRFAFNWGLALVKERLEARGRGEDVEVPWTLAALRREWNRQKEQVAPWWRENSKEAYSAGLDGLARGLKAFFDSRSGKRKGRRVGFPKFRKKGRGRESVRFTTGGDPGGRQKPRRFAPDRAGENARDDHGALGTGAK, encoded by the coding sequence ATGAAGGTGCTTCAGGCGTACCGCTTTGCGCTCGATCCTTCGCCGCATCAGGAGAGGATGCTGGCCTCCCACACCGGAGCCCGGCGGTTTGCCTTTAACTGGGGGCTGGCATTGGTAAAAGAGCGATTGGAGGCCAGAGGACGAGGCGAAGACGTCGAAGTGCCGTGGACCCTTGCCGCCCTTCGGAGGGAGTGGAACCGGCAGAAGGAACAAGTCGCCCCGTGGTGGCGGGAGAATTCCAAGGAAGCGTACTCGGCTGGGCTGGACGGCCTGGCCCGGGGGCTGAAGGCGTTTTTCGACAGCCGGTCCGGGAAGCGGAAGGGGCGTCGGGTGGGGTTTCCGAAGTTCCGGAAGAAGGGCCGGGGTCGGGAATCGGTGCGGTTCACGACGGGAGGTGATCCGGGTGGACGACAAAAGCCACGTCGTTTTGCCCCGGATCGGGCGGGTGAGAACGCACGAGATGACCACGGCGCTCTTGGAACGGGTGCAAAGTGA
- a CDS encoding glycosyltransferase: MLAVLLWIFSVYGFISAVWHIFGLLSYRRPVFPPTDVTLVVRNAESFIEGLLRRIAAEVAVAVPGLRVVVVDDGSVDDTMAIVERLAERETWLEAYPVTAGRAPGVGAVLPGVTGGSAGWGAAVGLPLPSRAGAAPPAPRRWVGFDLRSGAGLETVMPTLRALYGLGPEAGARRAEAAGTGERERHMF, from the coding sequence ATGTTGGCCGTATTATTGTGGATATTTTCCGTTTATGGTTTCATTAGCGCGGTCTGGCATATATTTGGCCTTTTGAGCTATCGGCGGCCGGTGTTTCCGCCCACGGACGTGACCCTGGTGGTCCGGAACGCCGAGTCGTTTATCGAGGGCTTACTGAGGCGGATTGCCGCCGAGGTGGCGGTGGCGGTTCCGGGATTGCGGGTGGTCGTGGTGGACGATGGATCGGTAGATGACACCATGGCGATTGTGGAGCGATTGGCGGAGCGGGAGACGTGGCTCGAAGCCTATCCGGTTACAGCCGGAAGAGCGCCGGGGGTCGGTGCGGTCTTGCCCGGGGTGACGGGAGGCTCCGCGGGGTGGGGGGCAGCCGTCGGTCTGCCCCTTCCGTCGCGGGCCGGAGCTGCGCCCCCGGCGCCCAGGCGGTGGGTCGGGTTTGATCTGCGGAGTGGAGCCGGCTTGGAGACGGTCATGCCAACCCTTCGGGCGCTGTATGGGCTTGGGCCCGAGGCCGGGGCGCGCCGGGCCGAGGCGGCGGGGACGGGGGAGCGGGAACGGCACATGTTTTGA
- a CDS encoding polysaccharide deacetylase family protein encodes MHRRRSSGAKHHQDGKAGKKVTGGREVHSPRGTAQIRRGLVLWGFSLAVTLTGCTMSAAGPAPSDHPSQVLPTPGPPHLPVSQITRGGQAESQAAGTWPDTGSLRGEAATPDPLGGLTDAVLSRVKDSGVLVPILMYHSISHNPGNRLCVDPATFAQQMEWLTQNGYTAVTLADLLKAWTGREVLPAKPVVITFDDGYKDVMTAAYPVLKKLGLRATVFVITGSVGKPNYVSWEDLESGEREGIFDVESHTVHHLNLASLPKPLAIQELRTSKVAIEERLHKPVYALCYPAGSYDPAVEKDAEETGYLVAVTTRPGPASLSQGRYALHRLRISGGERLTNFAAALRSLDIKTATGPGVAGRVTQP; translated from the coding sequence ATGCACCGGAGACGCAGTTCAGGGGCCAAGCACCATCAGGATGGTAAAGCGGGCAAAAAGGTGACCGGGGGGAGGGAGGTGCACTCTCCAAGAGGGACGGCTCAGATACGGAGGGGGTTGGTCCTGTGGGGATTCTCGTTGGCCGTCACCCTGACGGGTTGCACCATGTCTGCGGCAGGACCCGCGCCTTCCGACCACCCTTCCCAGGTCTTGCCGACCCCGGGGCCGCCCCACCTCCCTGTTTCCCAAATTACCCGGGGCGGACAAGCGGAGAGTCAAGCGGCAGGCACGTGGCCAGATACCGGCTCGTTGAGAGGGGAGGCGGCTACTCCCGATCCCCTAGGTGGGTTAACGGATGCTGTATTGAGCCGGGTGAAAGATTCCGGGGTCCTGGTTCCCATCCTGATGTATCATTCGATCTCCCACAACCCGGGGAACCGCCTCTGCGTCGATCCGGCCACTTTCGCGCAACAGATGGAATGGCTCACCCAAAATGGATACACAGCGGTAACCTTGGCCGATCTCCTCAAAGCGTGGACCGGTCGAGAGGTTTTGCCCGCTAAGCCCGTGGTGATCACCTTTGACGACGGGTACAAAGATGTCATGACCGCCGCTTACCCGGTCTTAAAAAAGCTTGGCCTCCGGGCCACAGTTTTTGTGATCACCGGTTCCGTGGGGAAACCGAATTACGTCTCCTGGGAAGATCTTGAGTCCGGGGAGCGGGAGGGAATCTTTGACGTGGAGTCCCATACCGTTCATCACCTGAATCTGGCTTCCTTGCCAAAGCCTTTGGCAATTCAGGAATTGCGGACATCCAAGGTGGCAATTGAAGAACGTTTACATAAACCTGTGTATGCATTATGTTACCCGGCCGGGAGCTACGACCCGGCGGTGGAGAAGGATGCGGAGGAAACGGGGTACTTGGTCGCTGTAACCACCCGTCCAGGCCCCGCCTCTCTGTCCCAGGGCCGTTATGCACTTCACCGCCTGAGAATCTCTGGGGGAGAGAGGTTGACGAATTTCGCAGCGGCGCTTCGGTCCCTGGACATAAAAACCGCCACCGGGCCAGGGGTGGCCGGGCGGGTGACCCAACCATAA
- a CDS encoding WecB/TagA/CpsF family glycosyltransferase, translating to MEQRVVVMGTGFDPVTLEEAAKRIAEWVDGWNGAGPLKQVVTANPEVVMLARRNPGVAQVVRRADLVTADGIGVVLASKWLGTPVPERVTGADLADRLLGFAGQRKWRVYLLGASSASLGGALAELRRHYPEVDWHGHHGYFDQQGEKEILQEIAEVRPHLLFVGMGAPRQDLWIARHRDLPVGVAMGIGGTIDVWSGAVKRAPVAWQRLHLEWLYRLIRQPSRIRRQLVLPHFALLALGAALTMRRRGGPGPK from the coding sequence ATGGAGCAGCGGGTGGTAGTGATGGGAACGGGCTTTGATCCGGTGACCTTGGAAGAGGCGGCCAAGCGGATCGCCGAGTGGGTGGATGGATGGAACGGGGCCGGCCCTTTAAAGCAGGTGGTGACCGCCAACCCCGAGGTGGTGATGCTGGCCCGGAGGAATCCCGGGGTGGCACAGGTGGTGCGTCGGGCGGATTTGGTCACGGCAGACGGGATCGGAGTGGTTTTGGCGTCAAAATGGCTGGGGACTCCAGTCCCCGAGCGGGTCACCGGGGCGGATTTGGCCGATCGGCTCCTCGGTTTCGCCGGACAGCGGAAGTGGAGGGTGTACCTGCTCGGGGCATCTTCCGCTTCTCTGGGCGGTGCTTTGGCAGAATTGAGGCGCCATTACCCCGAGGTGGACTGGCATGGACATCACGGATATTTTGATCAGCAAGGGGAAAAGGAAATCCTTCAGGAAATCGCCGAAGTTCGGCCTCATCTGCTTTTCGTCGGGATGGGGGCACCCCGCCAGGACCTGTGGATCGCTCGGCACAGGGATCTTCCGGTGGGGGTGGCGATGGGGATCGGCGGCACCATCGACGTCTGGAGCGGCGCCGTCAAGCGGGCTCCTGTGGCCTGGCAGCGGCTTCACCTGGAGTGGCTGTACCGGCTGATCCGTCAGCCGTCCCGGATTCGCAGGCAGCTGGTGTTGCCGCACTTTGCCCTGCTCGCTCTGGGGGCGGCCCTGACGATGCGGAGGAGGGGTGGGCCGGGCCCAAAGTGA
- a CDS encoding response regulator transcription factor: MAEIRILLVDHHLRYRRGLRSILEMEKEMMPVGEVRNIQEIQNVLENTPIDVVVLDLATAGDKAAEAVSTIKSIRPETRVMVLAHEANGRLVEVLAAGADGVLLKDVGASGLVDGIRGLARVGAYLHPAVARVVLEVLRSVLVDGREDAACGEAVGWGGAQVPAAVAAPTPALAVHAPAGEGRDASRGEAGWDWMVDLESEEAGEDRAPGIVAPLTKREFEVLQLLAEGRSNRDIAKALVLSEKTVKNHVASILDKLVVRDRTQAVLVALRRGWVTLS, encoded by the coding sequence ATGGCAGAGATACGGATTCTACTGGTGGACCATCACCTTCGGTACCGCCGGGGTCTGCGTTCCATCCTGGAGATGGAAAAAGAAATGATGCCGGTGGGAGAGGTCCGCAATATTCAAGAGATCCAAAATGTCCTGGAGAATACCCCGATCGACGTGGTGGTGCTCGACCTGGCGACGGCGGGGGACAAGGCCGCTGAGGCAGTCAGCACGATCAAATCGATCCGCCCGGAGACCCGGGTCATGGTGCTGGCCCATGAGGCGAATGGCCGATTGGTGGAGGTTTTGGCCGCGGGGGCTGATGGGGTGCTCCTGAAGGATGTGGGGGCCTCGGGCTTGGTGGATGGCATCCGGGGTCTGGCCAGGGTCGGGGCTTATCTCCACCCGGCGGTGGCCCGGGTCGTCCTGGAGGTGCTCCGAAGCGTCTTGGTCGACGGCAGGGAGGATGCGGCATGCGGGGAAGCCGTCGGCTGGGGCGGGGCCCAGGTTCCGGCGGCGGTGGCGGCTCCCACTCCCGCCCTGGCGGTTCACGCGCCTGCCGGGGAAGGGCGGGACGCTTCGAGGGGGGAAGCCGGGTGGGATTGGATGGTAGACTTGGAATCGGAAGAGGCCGGGGAAGACAGGGCGCCAGGGATCGTGGCGCCTTTGACGAAACGGGAGTTCGAGGTGCTTCAGCTCCTCGCTGAGGGGCGGAGCAATCGGGATATTGCGAAAGCTTTAGTCTTGAGTGAGAAAACGGTGAAAAATCACGTGGCGAGCATCCTTGATAAGCTGGTGGTCAGGGATCGCACCCAAGCGGTACTGGTTGCCCTGCGGCGGGGATGGGTGACGTTGAGTTAG
- a CDS encoding DegV family protein yields the protein MVRVVMGGVHGQKPSFAVVVDSTAGIPEDRVQARGLTVVPLTVIIGDKAYREGVDLATREFYARLKQGAPPPTTSQPPVGEFVDVFSRLLEEYTGVVCIVLSSALSGTAQAARTAASQVSGLVAVVDSRFASYGMEVLAVEALKMAKAGRSPQECAKRLETLAGQLRAYFVVDDLNYLHRSGRLGAAQALMGTMLQVKPILTLEEGRLAVAEKVRTHRRAVERILERVEEAVAEGPQNICVIHSDREADAEALRQRVEGMAAEQPVPVRELGPVLGAHVGPGVLALLHYPAQG from the coding sequence ATGGTGCGCGTGGTAATGGGCGGTGTTCATGGTCAGAAGCCTTCTTTTGCCGTGGTGGTGGATTCCACGGCGGGAATCCCGGAGGATCGGGTCCAGGCCCGTGGCCTCACGGTGGTCCCACTGACGGTCATTATCGGCGACAAGGCTTATCGGGAGGGCGTGGACCTTGCGACCAGAGAGTTTTATGCCAGGTTGAAACAGGGGGCTCCTCCCCCCACCACCTCCCAGCCACCGGTGGGGGAGTTCGTTGACGTATTTTCCCGGCTACTGGAAGAGTACACGGGGGTAGTGTGCATCGTGCTCTCCAGTGCGCTGAGCGGGACGGCCCAGGCGGCCCGGACGGCGGCGTCCCAGGTCTCCGGCCTCGTCGCGGTGGTGGATTCCCGATTCGCCTCCTACGGGATGGAGGTGCTGGCGGTGGAAGCCCTGAAGATGGCAAAGGCGGGCCGGTCTCCGCAGGAGTGCGCCAAGCGCCTTGAAACCCTGGCGGGGCAGTTGCGGGCGTATTTTGTCGTAGACGATCTGAATTATCTACACCGCAGCGGGCGGCTGGGGGCGGCCCAGGCGCTGATGGGAACGATGCTTCAGGTGAAACCTATTCTCACCCTGGAGGAAGGACGGCTGGCCGTGGCGGAGAAAGTGCGGACCCACCGCCGGGCGGTGGAGCGGATCCTGGAGCGGGTGGAAGAAGCGGTGGCGGAAGGGCCTCAGAATATCTGCGTCATCCATTCGGATCGTGAGGCGGACGCTGAAGCCCTACGTCAAAGGGTGGAGGGCATGGCCGCGGAGCAGCCCGTCCCGGTGCGGGAGCTCGGCCCGGTGCTCGGGGCCCACGTGGGCCCGGGAGTCTTGGCGTTGCTTCATTATCCGGCGCAAGGGTAA
- the metK gene encoding methionine adenosyltransferase, whose translation MPRRYLFTSESVTEGHPDKMCDQISDAVLDAIYAKDPMARVACETSVTTGLVLVAGEITTECYVDIPKIVRETIREIGYTRAKFGFDADTCAVITSIDEQSPDIAQGVNRALEARTGEMSDEEIEAIGAGDQGLMFGFAVNETEELMPLPISLAHRLAKRLAEVRREKLLSYLRPDGKTQVTIEYEDGRPVRVDTIVISTQHHPKVSLDTIEKDIKEYVIDPVVPRHMIDVRTKFFINPTGRFVIGGPQGDAGLTGRKIIVDTYGGYARHGGGAFSGKDPTKVDRSGAYAARYVAKNIVAAGLADKCEVQVAYAIGVARPVSIMVDTFGTGRISEERIEQLVREYFDLRPAGIIRELNLRRPIYRQTAAYGHFGRPDLDLPWERTDKAEILREAAGLKLIGG comes from the coding sequence GTGCCGAGGCGGTACCTGTTCACGTCGGAATCCGTGACGGAAGGCCATCCGGATAAGATGTGCGACCAGATCTCCGATGCGGTATTGGATGCGATTTATGCGAAAGATCCGATGGCGCGGGTGGCGTGCGAAACGTCCGTGACCACGGGACTGGTGCTGGTCGCCGGAGAGATCACGACGGAGTGTTATGTCGATATTCCAAAAATCGTCCGCGAAACCATTCGCGAGATTGGATATACCCGGGCAAAGTTTGGTTTTGACGCGGACACCTGCGCGGTGATCACCTCCATCGACGAGCAGTCCCCGGACATCGCCCAGGGGGTGAATCGGGCGCTGGAAGCCCGGACCGGCGAGATGTCCGATGAGGAAATCGAAGCCATCGGGGCCGGGGATCAGGGCCTCATGTTCGGATTTGCCGTGAACGAAACTGAGGAACTGATGCCGCTCCCCATCTCCCTGGCCCATCGGCTGGCAAAGCGCCTGGCCGAGGTGCGCCGGGAAAAGCTTTTGTCGTATCTTCGCCCGGACGGCAAAACCCAGGTGACGATCGAGTACGAGGACGGGCGGCCCGTGCGGGTGGACACCATCGTGATCTCCACCCAGCATCATCCGAAGGTCAGCCTGGACACCATCGAAAAAGACATTAAAGAGTACGTCATCGATCCGGTGGTGCCCCGACACATGATCGATGTCCGCACAAAGTTTTTCATCAATCCCACCGGGCGGTTCGTCATTGGCGGCCCCCAGGGGGACGCCGGGTTAACCGGGAGAAAGATCATCGTCGATACCTACGGCGGGTATGCCCGGCACGGCGGCGGGGCTTTTTCGGGGAAAGACCCCACCAAAGTCGATCGCTCCGGGGCTTACGCGGCCCGGTATGTGGCGAAAAATATCGTGGCGGCAGGGCTGGCGGACAAGTGCGAGGTTCAGGTGGCCTATGCGATTGGAGTGGCCCGGCCGGTGTCCATCATGGTGGATACGTTTGGCACGGGGCGGATCAGCGAAGAGCGCATCGAGCAGTTGGTTCGGGAGTATTTTGACCTGCGGCCCGCGGGGATCATCCGGGAATTGAACCTCAGGCGTCCCATCTACCGACAGACGGCGGCTTATGGGCATTTTGGACGGCCGGATTTGGACCTGCCCTGGGAGCGGACTGACAAAGCCGAGATCCTTCGGGAGGCGGCGGGACTGAAGTTGATCGGCGGATGA
- a CDS encoding IS607 family transposase: protein MKLSDWARQQGISCMTAWRWWKDGKLPVPARQTESGTILVDVPPTREGGRTVVYARVSSHDQRSDLDRQVSRITRWATERNLAVDEVVTEVGSGMNGKRPKLRRILADARVTTIIVEHRDRLARFGVEYLESALAAQGRHIVVVDSGETRDDLVRDMIEVLTSFCTRLYGRRGARNRALRAVTAAKKDGNES from the coding sequence ATGAAACTCTCCGATTGGGCTAGGCAACAAGGAATCTCCTGCATGACCGCTTGGCGTTGGTGGAAAGACGGCAAGCTGCCTGTACCCGCCCGTCAGACCGAATCCGGTACGATCCTGGTGGATGTTCCTCCGACCCGTGAAGGCGGCCGGACGGTCGTGTATGCCCGGGTGTCCTCTCACGACCAGAGGAGTGACTTGGACAGGCAAGTGTCTCGAATCACCCGGTGGGCAACCGAGCGAAACCTCGCCGTGGACGAGGTGGTGACGGAGGTCGGATCGGGGATGAACGGGAAACGTCCAAAGCTCCGGCGTATTTTGGCGGATGCGCGGGTGACGACCATCATTGTGGAACACCGGGATCGACTGGCGAGGTTTGGCGTGGAGTACCTGGAATCTGCACTGGCTGCTCAGGGCCGTCACATCGTGGTGGTGGATTCCGGGGAGACCCGCGACGATCTGGTCCGGGACATGATCGAGGTCTTGACATCGTTCTGCACCCGATTGTACGGCCGACGGGGAGCACGGAATCGGGCTTTGCGGGCTGTGACCGCCGCAAAAAAGGATGGGAACGAATCATGA
- a CDS encoding alpha/beta-type small acid-soluble spore protein, with protein MARGQKRNTPVVPQAGRALDQFKYEVAQELGIQVPQDGYWGTMLTRDTGAIGGNMTRKLVALAEQQLANYGGAGAGRTPQA; from the coding sequence ATGGCGCGTGGCCAAAAGCGGAATACCCCCGTAGTTCCTCAGGCCGGCCGAGCCCTTGATCAGTTCAAGTACGAGGTGGCCCAGGAACTCGGAATTCAGGTGCCCCAGGACGGCTACTGGGGGACGATGTTGACCCGGGATACGGGGGCGATCGGGGGGAACATGACCCGTAAGCTGGTGGCGTTGGCCGAGCAGCAGCTGGCCAACTACGGCGGAGCGGGGGCTGGTCGTACTCCTCAGGCTTAA
- the recD2 gene encoding SF1B family DNA helicase RecD2: protein MVVGVVERVTYASEDGRFTVFVLRPENGGPEVTAVARQQVRAGERLRLTGRWKHHPRFGAQLDCLHVVSLAPNSREGLIRFLGGGLIRGVGPKTAERLVDHFGQDILRVIEDEPGRLREVEGIGARKAEQIADGYREHRQMRDLMMFLQDKGVGPGLAGRIWRTFGHDALAVVQQTPYRLAEEVWGIGFATADRIAREVGIARDDPGRLQAGVLYVLMQGAEEGHTCLPEDRLVERSVRLLESPPDAVKGAMADLIARRRVYGSVVTGERGGVYYSPAVYYHAERGAAQRLTAMTLWSATEAGPLGPKETSPAADKEDGTSPGPEGCRTASSDSPAPFDSPEGGRDVILTPEQFEAVRAAAEAPLVVITGGPGTGKTTVLREILRRLEEQGRKVELAAPTGRAAKRLEESTERPAKTLHRLLEAGHVEGRGLRFQRHESRPIEADAVVVDECSMMDTLLLYALLRALVPGTRLILVGDAHQLPSVGPGQVLEDIIASGLARVVRLTRVFRQASESGIVRNAYRILEGQLPELRSPEGDWFWLERRDPEALAREVVSLYVRRLPTFIGGDGEIQVLTPMRRGPLGVEGLNPRLQGEVNPPGPDKPEVQAGGKVFRLGDRVMQVRNDYQKEVFNGDVGRVVEIDPEERDMTVEYPDPAGPRRVLYRDGEWDDLQLAYALSVHKSQGSEYDAVVIPVVPAHTVVLERALLYTAVTRAKRLVVLLGDRRALQRAIARVRGHSRSTLLAARLRGEVEDLIPGG, encoded by the coding sequence ATGGTGGTCGGTGTGGTGGAGCGGGTGACCTACGCGTCGGAGGACGGCCGATTCACGGTGTTTGTCCTGCGGCCGGAAAACGGTGGTCCGGAAGTCACGGCGGTGGCCCGACAGCAGGTGCGGGCTGGAGAACGACTGCGGTTGACCGGGCGGTGGAAACATCACCCCCGATTCGGGGCCCAGTTGGATTGTCTTCACGTGGTAAGTCTTGCTCCCAACAGCCGGGAGGGGTTGATTCGATTCCTCGGCGGAGGATTGATTCGCGGGGTGGGGCCGAAAACTGCCGAACGGCTGGTGGATCATTTTGGACAAGACATTTTGAGGGTGATCGAGGACGAGCCCGGACGGCTTCGGGAAGTGGAGGGGATCGGGGCCCGGAAGGCGGAGCAGATCGCGGATGGATACCGGGAACACCGGCAGATGCGGGACCTGATGATGTTTTTGCAGGATAAGGGCGTGGGGCCGGGGCTGGCCGGGCGGATTTGGCGGACGTTTGGGCACGATGCCCTGGCGGTGGTGCAACAAACGCCGTATCGGCTGGCCGAGGAGGTGTGGGGTATTGGCTTTGCGACGGCGGACCGCATTGCCCGGGAGGTGGGGATTGCCCGGGACGATCCCGGGCGCTTGCAGGCGGGGGTCTTGTATGTGTTGATGCAAGGGGCGGAGGAAGGGCACACCTGTCTGCCGGAAGACCGATTGGTGGAGCGGTCGGTGCGGCTGTTGGAATCTCCGCCGGACGCGGTAAAGGGGGCGATGGCCGACCTGATCGCCCGGCGGCGGGTCTACGGGAGCGTGGTCACCGGGGAGAGAGGCGGGGTTTACTATTCTCCGGCCGTTTATTACCACGCGGAACGGGGGGCGGCCCAACGGTTGACGGCCATGACCCTTTGGTCGGCTACCGAGGCGGGCCCGCTCGGGCCGAAGGAGACCTCGCCTGCCGCCGATAAGGAGGACGGCACGTCCCCAGGACCGGAAGGTTGCCGGACCGCGTCGTCCGATTCGCCCGCTCCGTTCGATTCACCCGAGGGTGGCCGGGATGTTATTTTGACTCCAGAACAGTTCGAAGCGGTGCGGGCGGCGGCCGAGGCTCCTCTGGTGGTGATCACCGGCGGTCCTGGCACGGGCAAGACCACGGTCCTGCGGGAAATCCTCAGGCGCTTGGAGGAGCAGGGCCGGAAGGTGGAACTCGCCGCCCCCACCGGCCGGGCGGCGAAGCGCTTGGAGGAGAGCACCGAGCGGCCTGCCAAGACCCTTCACCGCCTCCTTGAGGCGGGCCACGTGGAAGGCCGGGGATTGCGGTTCCAGCGCCACGAATCCCGGCCCATCGAGGCGGATGCCGTGGTGGTGGACGAGTGCTCCATGATGGATACGCTCCTCCTCTATGCCCTTCTCCGGGCTTTGGTCCCGGGCACCCGACTGATCCTGGTGGGGGACGCGCACCAGTTGCCCTCGGTGGGGCCCGGCCAGGTGCTGGAGGACATCATCGCCTCGGGCTTGGCCCGGGTGGTGCGGTTGACCCGGGTGTTTCGCCAGGCTTCGGAAAGCGGTATCGTGCGCAACGCATATCGGATTCTCGAAGGGCAGTTGCCCGAACTCCGGTCGCCGGAAGGGGATTGGTTCTGGTTGGAACGCCGGGACCCCGAGGCGTTGGCGCGGGAAGTGGTGTCCCTATATGTCCGGCGTTTGCCGACATTTATCGGCGGGGACGGGGAAATTCAGGTCCTGACCCCCATGAGGCGGGGGCCGCTCGGGGTGGAGGGATTGAATCCCCGCCTTCAGGGCGAGGTGAATCCTCCGGGGCCGGATAAGCCCGAAGTCCAGGCGGGGGGCAAGGTTTTTCGCCTGGGGGATCGGGTGATGCAGGTCCGCAATGATTATCAAAAAGAAGTGTTTAACGGGGATGTGGGCCGGGTGGTGGAGATCGACCCCGAGGAACGGGACATGACGGTGGAATACCCGGATCCCGCCGGCCCTCGCCGGGTGTTGTATCGGGATGGGGAGTGGGACGATCTGCAGCTCGCTTATGCCCTTTCGGTGCACAAAAGCCAAGGGAGCGAATACGACGCCGTGGTGATCCCCGTCGTGCCCGCCCATACGGTGGTCCTGGAGCGGGCGCTGCTGTACACGGCGGTCACCCGGGCGAAACGATTGGTGGTGCTCCTGGGGGACCGCCGGGCGCTCCAACGGGCTATCGCCCGGGTGCGCGGGCACAGCCGTTCGACCCTTCTCGCCGCCCGCCTGCGGGGGGAAGTGGAGGATTTAATCCCCGGCGGTTAA